From the Hoplias malabaricus isolate fHopMal1 chromosome 6, fHopMal1.hap1, whole genome shotgun sequence genome, the window agtaCTTTCCAAGAACCTAAGCTACAGGTAACGTAGCAACAGACAGACAAcatgaagaaaagaaaacatttatgGGAGGTTGAATACAAGGGAGAATCCTTTAGTTTTAAGCTAGGACCTAAAAGAAGACAGAGTTTGACTGCTGGACATGTGACAGAAGAGAGTTCCAGGGAGCGACTCTGGAGAAAGCCTGTTCTCCTAGGCAGCGAAGACTGGAACAGGGAATAGATAGTCAGCCAGTGGAAAACAATGCTTCACTGATGTGTCACACCTTACTCATGACTTTTTCTGGAATATTTTCTGTCATAGGTGATGCAATAAACCCTGGTAGGATGCAGTTACAACGAATCCCATATCtgaaatatcaatataaaaaataagtgcatcactaaaataaatatcataatATATGCTGAACATTGCTTTATCTTTTGTTTTCCTAAAATtccaaataatatataaaaaaaacttttgtacCTGCTAAGTTCTTTGGCTGCAGTCCTAGTGAGTCCTTGCACTCCAGCTTTAGAGGCAGTGTAGTTGAACTGACCGATGTTTCCCACCTTGTGACAGTAAAAACATAAAGCAACCAAAAACAACAAAGGTTCAATTAAGACACAAAAATTCCAACAAAGTGATTCAGTAAAGTTTGTATACATACTcctttagtgctgaatatttattatacattacattttataagtgcAGTATGTACTTACATTACTTAGCTATCTATTATGTTAcataatatattacatatatacaaaaaatattaattattttttcaatAAATGCAAACTTTAAAGAAAGTCTTGCATGCTGCGCCCAAAATTAAAATTCCAGCATTGTTTAATGTCTCTGTGTCTTGGTAGAAtgtctgtatttgtttatttctgtatttccacTGGATCTATATCTGTTGGATAAGCAAGTAGGATTGTTCAGCTTGGCCAACCAGTAAATGTCCCAGTGGCTTTTGTATCAGGACAATAATACTGACAGAATGGGGACTTTACATATATTAGAAATGTGGAAATTCAAGacatacattaattaatttatttatatattacattatttatttgtgcatttatatatacaaatacacaaatattgtTAGTCCATGCAAGGCAGCTGTTCCACTTTTTCAAGGAAAGATGACAGATTTGTGTTTATTAGATACAAAGGTTATGCTAACTACAATGATGGTACCTAGCTTTGTTAGACTTGCGAACAAACTGAACTTGCAAACAAGCActcagaattaattaattcataaaaaaaattaagtgtatATGTGCACACAGAAAATATTTGCCTCAGCATCTATGTCTGGACAAGCAAGCAGTCCCACTAAAAATTGAAAATGGATAGTTTTTTCAATGGAAGGGCTCATAtgatttttacagtgcagtgtgACAAGATTAGCTGAAAATTCAATTGAAAAATTAGCTGACCTTGCCTACTATGCTGCCCACAGTGATGAGGGACCCTTTGGAGATGCCGGCTGAAACAATAGCTTTTGATACAGCCTGAGTTAGAAGAAAAGTACCCTaagagtgaggagagaatgtcttaattaaaaaaacctGTCAGCACACAAATCCTTCaacatatttaattacaattatttgcAACCAGAGATTAGAGCTGAAAATGTGAGGGTTTAGTCAAAGGTAcacataattaaacatataaagaTTAAATATTAAGAAAATTACTTATTGCTTGCTATTTACAACTaacaaatttgtgttttgataatCTGACAGAATTGTTTGTGATCTTCTagcccctgtctctctctcacacaaaaaaaacaaacaacacaaaaatggTATGAACACTAGTGTTTACCACACATTTTACCCATTCTGTGATCATGAAATATAACTCTCtccttgtggtgtgtgtgtgtgtagtgtataattGCTTCCTATAGTTTCTTAAGTGCAAAGGGCAAAGATGCTAAACAAGGTCACAGTTTTGAAAATTTCCTACAGATAAATCTTATAGATAGATATTCCTGGtatacactgctctgtttttgtaactaaaagattattattattcagtcaTGTACTTCACCACAACAACCAAAAATTATCATGTACAACTTGTAAGAATGTGTCCAGCAGCTACATAAAGCATCAACTCAGGCACATATATGTTTATATGGTCGTAAatatttatgattttaaaaaaatgacagcaAGCATTTAAAATTGTCTAAAACAACAGAGGCATAAAATGGTACTAGCAATCTAAGTTGCTATACAAAGTCACAGCAACGATAGCCtggctgtgtgttttaatagctagtcataaaaaatatataaaatatcttACTTGTTCTCCAAGAATAgaagactcagactcacatttAAATCTTTTTAGGTGATGGAGCTCTAACAAGTTTCAAAAACCAGCCATTGTTAATGCTGATTTTAACAGGAGCAGTTGTGTCTTTTTGTTTGCAAGCTTTCTTCTGTTCTATTTCAGCTTTCCATTGGTTTGATAACAGGTGAATGAGCAGAGGAAAACAGGGTTTATCTTTCTGAAATCTCCAGGTTTGCACCTGTATTAACAGTAACACAACTATTGCTCAGGTTAGAAATAGTGTCAGATCCTCTTTTAAAATCTGTGCATttgatgtaaatatgtaaatattgaaAACCTACCAGACCACTGTTTTtagcaaattaattaattaattaatgacagACAGACGGATGGAGTGTGCGTAGATGGTTGCACCAGCACACTGACAAtatgtattataatattttgtccCTTCACTCAGAAATtctactgtatttttaaaaataaaaatgtaaggaTTAAGTGGAAATGATAAAGTGTTTGATATTATTGATGAGTTCACATTTCGGCCTCAGTCACTGAATTTCTGTTAAGGTGACTGTAAACATTGCTGCAGTTTCCTAACAAGCCTCCTCCTTGCTCTGATGCACAATTCCATCACAAATAATCAAGTTGTGCTGTAGGTTCATACCATAATGAGCTAGGATTTTGTGCATAGACAAATAATAGAGGCTTGTCATTAAAACTAAGACAAGCCTGAAAACACTTTCACAGGAACGTGGCCGAGACTAATGTTAACAGTGTCAAGAGTTGTGTGCACTGGCCTGGTACTaaagataataaaaacaaaagaacactTAAGCATTAGTTACAAGTTTTGAACATAAATACTATGTTATATGTGACGCAGacatttttcaacaaaaaaaaaacaaccaacgGTAAAGTACAGGGGTGGAAACTTCATCTTGTGTGAATGTTTATCTTAAGGGCACCTTAAGGTTGACTTGAATGACCTTGTCAAAGTCCTCTTCCTCCATTTTCAGTAGGAACTCATCTTGAGTAATTCCAGCagcactcacacatatggaagGTGGTTGGAAATATTGGgtctggaaaaaaataaatgagttttattttaatacattacaTGATGTATTTTCTGTGTgcataatagttttttttttaaatattgtttgtaaACATGTTTATACCTGTTAATAAAGActtgaataattatttatttataatttacataattatttaataatcacACCTGTACAGAATTTATTAATTGTTCTACATTTTTTCTCAATGAAACATCCATTCCTAGGGATACATGCTTCTGTCCTCTGTCATGTGGAAGGAGTTCAAGTGTCTTATTGGCTGCTTCTTCGTTGCAATCTACTACTACAACAGAAGCACCTTCAGAGGCAAATCTTTGACACACTGCCCTTCCAATGCCACTGCCTCCTCCtgccaaaaaaatataaataaataaaaaaagaaacacaaattATTACTTCCTTACAACAATACTGCCTTTTTGCTTGCTGAAGTATTTGTGAGGTTAATAAATGTCCAAATGATGTGTGACCATAGCAAAATAGGActttaaataacaaatatttatgGCATAAATCAGTACCTATGCAGTCTGTTAAGTTATCAAATAAAACACCAATCCAATTGGCATCTAATTTAAACAGGCCACTACAAGAATGGTATGCATCAGATGTGTATTAGTGTATTAAGCAATCCACACTGTTGAGCAATGGAACTGACACTGGAACTCTGAAGTAATGGAGCATCATCCGATAAATATGGAATGAGCAGGAGTGGTATCTCTTAACGCATTTCACATTATTAGTTTTCATCAGAAACAAACCTGAAAGTTTTAGATTCATaataagtaaaaatatttattcaaacaccaaattaatgaaaaaacaaataaaataacataattgtACACCTcataaacatacaaacaaataaatgaatgaaataatattacaaatCTAATCTCAACTTGGGTATATAATCAGTAAATAGGATTCTAAGCACAAAAAGATTACACAGATTCAAAGGGTCTTGGCATGGGCGATAATGTTTAGCTTGTGTGTGTAAGAATATGTccaatataatgaaatatttgtaaaaatgtattgattTAAGGAACATTTTAGAGGAtgcaatatataaaatatttatttagaaaattcTGATTGTGTGATCTTCCTGTATTTCCTGTCACTAATTTTACAATATGCTGCTGCTCTTCGTAGGAATACAATCCTTTTTGCAGATAAGACTGAACTCTCCAACTTAACAATCGGACCTATGGCATCAGATCCATGTCAAAAATCACGAGCATAAATTCTGAGAACAATCTCAGGATAATTTTGAGAATAATCTCAGAATAACTGAGCAAAAAATGTCCATATAATTTTGAGAATATAGtctgaatatttagagaaacactgttttgggttattatttattataatatgtagaaAGACAGACTCACAGTCTGTGCGCCACAGAGTAAGCTGTGAAAGAAACAGTGAAGTGaatagaattatttattaaattccTCCACAGAGCCCCGTGGACACGGCGGAgttccactcgctctggatccatcattttcgtgatcattaattgtatcctgtgaaactacatgccctcttCTGAAAAAATGGGTTCTTGCATTGATTCAAGGTTTAAATACTCTAGTGGAGGTAGGACAGGTCAGAATGATCACCTTGAAGATTATGGATTATTCAAATCATTTGAGAAAGGAATCTAAGATTCTTCCCCTGCTCTTTCAaaacccctacacacacacacacgatttgGTTTGAAGACAAAGTCGTAAAATCCCCTCCCCAAAAGAACCACACATTCCTTAATTCCTAAGTTTACCCGGTGAACAAGTTGAATATGGGTAcaactgtgtgaaattaattccattcagACAATCCAAATGGGTGAAATTTACTGACATGGgtttaaaatcacctttttatatgaacttatgtaggaaccaaggtagccacattctttgtttgttatttggttaagaatgaTGTAAAATATGGTTTGTCTAAAcaatattactttgtgttaacatataatcttttatattgcaaaagcatggttcagaatcctgggatatTCATTCAGCAAGAATCTTCCTTAAGattctttgtcttgtcaagtgtcataaattgggTACAGGAAACATCCTgtcaggagcaagagatgctccaatcctccATTCAAGGCGGGTTTCCTAAAATCTGGTTAAAACCAGTGGCGCAAAAAAACTAAGAAatcagaaaacacaacacacaaaaaataaatgagttgtgtcctctttttcaccatctcagatctggccACCCTAGGTAATTACTCATATAACACAGAAAAAGCCATAATGTGAATTACATAACAtaggttcttattccaacaaaggcataaagtattttattataatatttctcctaagcGATGCTTATtgttggtgtcctactttagctttaactctaacaagaacatttcattcacttaacgttattttgactaatttccaaaaggttaatactgaaaaggacatttctctagccgttatttgctttgatattttagcaaataatgaattagtaaggttatattttccgtaaaaataaataagatggTGGTATTAACGGATGGTAGTGACGTCTTAATGAGGAGGCGTtgtcgtgttactgtcgcataacacGGCGCACGGATATGacggtttctatggtaattacccattcacttatgactgtgatattgtcgcataaaatgttaaaaacatgcgactatgtcacgaattgcagtctgACTATGTCACGAGtgagtgtgagaccgggttggtGTATAcacaggtgttcctaatccagtgatagtTCACTTTACAGACTAAGTAACATTATCAACACAGCCACCAGGAGTGCAAGCAGAACTAACAAATCTGTTTACATCAAAGtctgtaataaaaatattcGATAAATTGAGGAGCActgctgttttaaaaaatgagaagaGTGGCTTCATACACTATAAACAGACCGAGGTGTAACACgttagaaaatatatatataattaataataatactaacaaCTATAATGTAGTTTAAATTTCACCTGAAACAACAGCCAGCCTTGATATGAGTCGACAGGGCGCCGCCATGATAAGCTGCAATAAATACCAAGTCCACTAGGTGGCATCAAATGACATAAAAACGCAAAGGTGTCTGTGCCACACATTCTCTCATGTCtaatgctatgttcacagggcaattacaaaataattccacagtcaaatttcttcatcttcagggtattaatagtctgttatattgtgtcttcagtgagccttttagatgtttgagactctttgaatataaagagataatatccacggAATTAAGCTAaccgtgtagtttttccacggtgtggaagttgtgttcgtatttcgccacctagcggcgacagaatgtaactactgcaccatttaaggtggaatagagaaACCGAATAAGAAACTGGCGAATAAGTAACCAACTTCAGCGTCGTTGCAGACAGGATGTCACGTTTCTGCCCGTTACTCTTCTGTCTTTGTGTCTTTCCTGAGTTTCCTAGTTGTCGGTCTGCTATTTAGAACaggactttttttgttttgttcatgtTTACTCCCTTGCCCCGTCCTGTCATTAGTGTTCCCACTTTgggttggtcgtcctctagtccttcatcagtggacacaggatgctgcccgCAGTACACggctggctggatatttttggttgttggactattctcagtccagcagtggcacCAGCCATTTTATGTTCAACATCACcttttgaaatctgaacaaaCGAAAATCTACCAGCATAAATACCACGTGTAGGcgacttaaaataaataaatgaataaataaatatcactgtAAATGTCCCCGTAGACTCCAATAACATGAAATGAAACTGTTTACTTCATTAATGGACAGATGAGTGTGAAGTGCTTGAGGTTGTACGCTGTCTGCAAATTCTGAACAGGTGTTCTGACAAACTGTGCTTCTACCCACAATTTTGAAGGCTTTTATTGTGTTTCATggtgaatcttttttttccctttcatgtgcaaatatatatatatatatatatataaactatagTTAATTAAACGTGATACTGAAGCAGCCATGATTTTTTGCGATCGACTTGCATGGTCTTGGAGATGGACATGACGATCGTGATCGATTTGTTGGCGACCACTGCACTAAGTGCTTTAAAATCTGGTTGAGTGGTGTATGTCCTGCTTTTGAAGGCcgtcaatgttttttttaattatactcATGTACAATGACAAACATCTCTATTAAACAATACTCCAAGCCTTTGGTAACTGTGGAGACCaagtgctgtagttttgaaagtcaATTGTTTTCTGATTCTTGCTCAATAGCTGTGTCTCAATTTAACCCCTGTACCATACTATTGTAATCCATGCAGGATGTGGACTGTACCAGGCCTTTCCCAGTAAATATACAGTTTCTGGATTGCAATGTGTTGCTACAACttcaatatataatttaatattagcaGTGCTTTCACAGTAGTGTGTGTCATTgtggatgctggcttttgaactgtgcacTTATAAAAATTCAGATGGTCCTTTTCCTCTTTATCACGGAGGGCGGAGCATCCATAATTTGCAAAATGAAGATCAAATTTTGATTTGTCTGGCCACAAGATACATTTTGCCTCCTCACCTCAGTCTATCTTAAACATGCCCCGGTCATATTTGGTTtcttttctgcagtgttgagttgtgtttgtAAAAGCAGTGATGAACAGTGTTCACAAACATTGGTGTTGAGAAGTGTTTGAGCCCTGGCAGTGACTTCCACTACAAAAACCTGGGTTTTAAATTTACTGTCATCTGAATGGCACTGCCACAAATAATGGAGTTGCACCTTGTCCTTTGCCTTTAGAAGTTGATTTATCTGCATGTGCcttagatgatgaaatccccaagttctttattttaaatagagAAAAATTATCCTTGAATAAGTTCAATGCAGTCTTTCACAGCGAGCCCTACCCCATCTTGCTCTATCTCTGAGATGCCCTTTTTTTAAACTCAACACTGACCTGTTGCTAATTaaccattcattcgttcatttttttaatttaattatttattaggttttttttttttgcagcattACACATGCATTACAAACTTTAGTGTTTGGTTCCCTGCCCCAAATATTTGGAACATTGTGCATGGCTTGgaatataacatttaataataaaaaaattcccagcttcaacatttgaaataataataataaataaatatatatatatatacacacacacacacacatcctgtaTATCCACTGACAGTGGCTATGGACCTACAGAGACTGTTGACCTGATGGTCTGTTTATATCTACTGGTGTGGTGAATAAACCCTGTGCCTCGATGCTACACACTGGATGCTATTCGCTCTGACATCCCCCATTATATGGAACTTGGCCTTCAGTTTGAAGATGGTGCTAGGGCACACTCCAAATAACGATTCTTGGAGCAGACACCTACTGACCACTGTAGCAGGGCCCATGCTTACCTGGGGGTACCAGAAACTCAAAACCAGTGTCAATAGCAACAACAAAATTAGCTGtctggcattggcagagagcatttgtcaaatttttcatgggtgcaaccaacatactcagctctacttctcatcccacaaatgtggaaattaacaggctttccaacagtataagaattattgccaagaagcattgttacaacaaagaaataatctaccaaacacaaatttccttactttttgtgctgtttataaagagagcaagagaaagcaTCTCACACTAATTCAGGTGATGCTTTTGCATTTGAAGTATTGCATTTCCTTAACCAAACAAAAAGTCACATTAACatatggaggtggaggagaaagATTTAATGTGAGAAAACAGAGGGAAGTAGAGGTAAACCAAGTTGTTTACATGTTGAAAAgatataaaacatttacatatgtaCATCATTTGTGGAAAGAAATTTGATTGAACCATTTCAATATACTGGCATAAAGACAAAATAGATGCAGTTATATATTAAAGATTACACAGAAGCAAAGTGTTGTTGAACACTTAAAATAACCTGTGTTACTTTATCATGGTCTATAAAACAATGTACCAGTTCTCTACTATAGCAGAATAACAGTCATTATTTTCTAAAATACAGAGGTATAATTAAAGATGTGAAAAGCAAAGGCCTCTCAAAAGGCTTCCTCTAGTTTACTTTGCATTTACACTGCAGTATTTCAGCTCTGCCAGCATTGATTTGTAGAATGATATTTGAATTTGTATATTTCTGTGGACTGAAAGGGCACCACGATTTTTACCTGAGCAAGAATCAAAAGTTGATAGGAATTTTTAACTCAAACCATAAGCATTTACAAACATAAAATCAAAGCTTACAATAGCTCCGACgtacacacactacattaaaacagcttaattgtatttgtattgctcaaaaagaaaaaagaaaaaaaaaaaaaaaaagaaattgttcCCCAAAATGGGATTATTCAATGTTCAGTTTTTCTTTATAAAAGAAAGATATTTGTGCATGTGTACAGACAAACACTGATCAGCACTACATCATCATTTTCTATAGTGCACATATATCCGCTCCAAATATCATAGGTATACTTGgtagttctacaaatacagactaTATCATATTTCTCGTACTTTTAACCTGTCCTGGGGAAGGGGGCTATCACACTGCAGCAGATATTTCAGGAAATCACACATTTTTAGGAGGTAAGGCTGCTTACCTGTGAGCACAAGCCAAGTGTCTAAGTATTTTGCCTGTTTTCagcttatttttctcttttaccTAAACTCACAATTgctgtgggctactgggcttgtgttggTTTTTCTCGACTCATTTTCAGAACATGACATCAGCAAAGTCAGGGAGCACCCAGAGCACCCCCTGCCTGTGGCCCTGTTAAATACAAAAGAATCAACTCTGGCCTTGTTCAGACAACAAAAATGTTGAAATACCTGTCTTATTTTAATACtgcccacatttttaaatatggtaTTGCTGTTACGCTGCTCAGCCCTGTAACTGGTTGGTGCATAATTTACAGCACTGAAGTGATACAGAGAGTTTCTGCTGGAAttttaaccctctggggtcgaAGAACGCGTCAAATACGACCATTCCAGATGTTTCTATTAGTGTCTTAGCGATAACACAGAGCAGaaacacagttcaaacactGAGACTGTAGAAGATACTGTACATCGAGTTACCAGCCTATGAACTAGCTTGAGACATGCCTCCTCTGACACTCGCCGTGTCCAACTGGTGCATtcacttgtttttaagactctgataaaactatttcaatcaccaacacaattcatccacacgagtaaagggatgttttcaaAAGAGATATAAATCAGATTTAGGTTTTTCAGGGTTATagacagattatctcttcataaaacgctctaggtcacatgggcctctcttaatgagagagctgagatggttctgaacattttgatataaatcatgtgggcaatatattataatacaagtactttaaagGCGAATTccagaaaattgagaaaatatCCAAAGGGTTAAACACCTTAATGTCACCACCAGGCTAAGAGCAGGCTTCCAAACTAAAATATCCAGCTAATAGCATCCTGAGATCACTGATGGACTAGGTGACAAACTGCAGGAACAGATGCGCTATTGTGTCTGACTCTCCATCAGTAAGTTTTACCAATAAACAGTGTGAACACATCTAGTTTATCATCACAACACCATGATGTCAGTATAGCTGCAATGCTGAGAATCATCCACCACAAAAATAATGTGCACgtggtggtcctgatcattgaagtaAGAAGTGAAAGTGGGCTAACAACATTTGAGGAGCAACAGATGAATCATCCTATGTGGTAGAACTTTAAAGGCAGCGTATTGGTAAGCGATGCTGATGAATTGGACATTGAGtggagaaaaaatataaaatattattataaatgtatggctgatctgtgtatacatcttaacacacacatgtgcatggtAAAGAGTTGGAGAAGCAGAATAAATGAAGCAAAGATTCTGAATTTTTCAAACAATGCATACAGAGATAATGACTACGTTCTCACAGCAGGAAAAAGTGGCTCCAAAGATTAATATTTCCATGATCCACATTTGTGCAGCTTCATACcaaaatgaacaatataaaactaCTAAAATATAAGCTTAtggtttataaataaaaacacctaATACAAATTTCAATTAGTTTTCAGTTTGTCATAAATGAGAAACAGGAACCAAGATTCTCACTTTctaatatttttacaaaattaaaatgtttccaTGTCCTAAAGacatcaaattaaattaaaatgcttTGGACCGCAGTCCAGAGGTCATTCTCAACAGCCAGAGTGATGTAAAATTCACATGAATTCCGATCTGGACGTTCAGACAGAGTTGCACTGCCACCGATTGGATGTAGATCGGATCTCAATACCACATGAatgtggcccaaatctgattttagaaAGTTAAATTTAATGTGATGttcacacaaccacacaaacaACTCATGCATGTCACATATGAAGAAATAGATTTGGGCTATTTAACttgctgtgtgaacgtagccgTTTATTACAGAAGACAAAACCTGCCTCTCGTTCAGTCCAGAGCAGTGGCTCCATCTGAGAGGGTGCATTAGGGTTTGTGTCTGGCCCCCTGCTTTTCGTACTTAACCCGATTCAGAATCACTGGTGTctgaagatgaggatgaagaaGAGTCTGAGCTGGAACTACTTTCACTGAGACGAGAAGACAGAGTTTGAGATTCTGACACAACGGATTTCtccactagagagagagagagagagaaaataaattcTATGTACTTATCCTTGATC encodes:
- the hsd17b8 gene encoding estradiol 17-beta-dehydrogenase 8, with protein sequence MAAPCRLISRLAVVSGGGSGIGRAVCQRFASEGASVVVVDCNEEAANKTLELLPHDRGQKHVSLGMDVSLRKNVEQLINSVQTQYFQPPSICVSAAGITQDEFLLKMEEEDFDKVIQVNLKGTFLLTQAVSKAIVSAGISKGSLITVGSIVGKVGNIGQFNYTASKAGVQGLTRTAAKELSRYGIRCNCILPGFIASPMTENIPEKVMSKITPFILMGRMGKPAEVADVCAFLASDDSLYITGVSIEVAGGLFIG